In one window of Oncorhynchus kisutch isolate 150728-3 linkage group LG16, Okis_V2, whole genome shotgun sequence DNA:
- the LOC109906853 gene encoding gap junction alpha-8 protein-like yields MGDWSFLGNILEEVNEHSTVIGRVWLTVLFIFRILILGTAAEFVWGDEQSDYVCNTQQPGCENVCYDEAFPISHIRLWVLQIIFVSTPSLVYVGHAVHYVHMEEKRKEREEAELNRQQELSEERLPLAPDQGSVRTTKETSTKGSKKFRLEGTLLRTYICHIIFKTLFEVGFVVGQYFLYGFRILPLYQCSRWPCPNTVDCFVSRPTEKTVFIIFMLAVACVSLFLNFVEISHLGLKKIRFVFRKPPPQSQGGQGGEGQSPTGEKSLHSMAVSSIQKAKGYRLLEEDKPASHFFPLTEVGMEAGRLPATYQAGSENVSKVYDESLPSYVQTTGAEVRVLPESGEDEGSADPDVEATDTIADTRPLSSLSKASSRARSDDLTV; encoded by the coding sequence ATGGGTGACTGGAGCTTCTTGGGAAACATATTAGAGGAAGTAAATGAACACTCGACAGTGATTGGGAGGGTGTGGCTCACAGTGCTCTTCATCTTCCGGATCCTCATCCTGGGCACAGCCGCTGAGTTTGTGTGGGGCGACGAGCAGTCGGATTACGTGTGCAACACCCAGCAGCCTGGTTGTGAGAACGTGTGCTACGACGAGGCTTTTCCCATCTCGCACATCCGTCTGTGGGTTCTCCAGATCATCTTTGTGTCGACGCCCTCGCTGGTGTACGTTGGCCATGCTGTGCACTATGTCCACATGGAGGAGAAGCGCAAGGAGCGCGAGGAGGCCGAGCTGAACCGCCAGCAGGAGCTGAGTGAGGAGAGGCTGCCGCTAGCGCCTGACCAGGGTAGTGTGCGCACCACCAAGGAGACCAGCACCAAGGGTAGCAAGAAGTTCAGGCTGGAGGGCACCCTGCTGAGGACCTACATCTGCCACATCATCTTCAAGACGCTGTTCGAGGTGGGATTCGTGGTGGGCCAGTACTTCCTTTACGGCTTCCGCATCCTGCCGCTGTACCAGTGCAGCCGATGGCCCTGCCCCAACACCGTGGACTGCTTCGTGTCGCGCCCCACTGAGAAGACTGTCTTCATCATCTTCATGTTGGCCGTGGCATGCGTCTCGCTCTTCCTCAACTTCGTGGAGATCAGCCACCTGGGCCTGAAGAAGATCCGCTTCGTGTTCCGCAAGCCGCCGCCCCAGAGCCAGGGAGGTCAGGGCGGCGAAGGCCAGAGCCCAACCGGGGAAAAGAGCCTGCACTCCATGGCCGTGTCGTCCATCCAGAAGGCCAAGGGCTACCGGCTGCTGGAAGAAGACAAGCCCGCATCGCACTTCTTCCCCTTGACAGAGGTGGGCATGGAGGCAGGCAGGCTGCCCGCAACTTACCAGGCGGGAAGTGAGAACGTCTCTAAAGTGTACGACGAGTCTTTGCCTTCCTACGTCCAGACCACTGGGGCGGAGGTGAGGGTCCTACCGGAAAGCGGCGAGGACGAGGGCTCCGCGGACCCCGACGTGGAGGCTACCGACACGATAGCAGACACCAGACCACTCAGCAGTTTAAGCAAAGCCAGCAGCAGGGCAAGGTCAGACGATTTGACAGTATGA